Proteins encoded by one window of Streptomyces clavuligerus:
- a CDS encoding HelD family protein, with translation MSAPDHHSSLTSDDNSDSPTGPLGREQSHLFASRAALRTMREQVEALDLRDVTANWVNAAVLGSQMEARIKELADLAHTPLFFGRLDYLPAARADGEEDGHRFYIGRRHVHDAHGDPMVVDWRAPVSQPFYRASRKDPLGVELRRRFGYTGGELTAYEDENLSDPAEHAEEREYTSRLLQAEIERPRVGPMRDIVATIQPEQDEIVRAGLAGTVCVQGGPGTGKTAVGLHRVAYLLYAHRERLARTGTLVIGPNRSFLHYIEQVLPALGELEVKQATVDDLVAHVEVRGTDDATTAVVKGDARMALVLRRAIRSHVTAPAEPVVVVRGSRRWRVPVHELTEIVDELLARDMRYGAAREALPRRIAHAVLTRMEEAGEAPDDRVQDAVARNPAVKAAVKAVWPPVDPAKLVLRLLSDPAFLAEHADGVLDEDEQRAALWAKPARSVRSAKWSAADAVLIDEARDLVERTHSLGHVVLDEAQDLSPMQYRAVGRRCTTGSATVLGDLAQGTTPWATGSWTEALAHLGKPDAAVEELTAGFRVPREVIAYASRLLPYMSPGLTEVTSVRESPGSLEIRAVAEAVPQETVPQEAVPQEAAAGEEAAAPEDVPAETGAPEAVPAEVEAPAPEHSDGVGALVAAAVAACEESLRHEGSIGLIVPDALLPEVSEALAAAGHTPLAPGEETTAVSRLTLVPVSLAKGLEYDYVVLAEPAAVVAGEPDERTGLRRLYVALTRAVSGLTVVHARRLPEQLAESRRMDDLPAVAPVTP, from the coding sequence GTGTCCGCGCCCGACCACCACTCCTCCCTGACCAGCGACGACAACAGCGACAGCCCCACCGGCCCGCTGGGCAGGGAACAGTCCCACCTCTTCGCCTCCCGTGCCGCGCTGCGCACCATGCGCGAGCAGGTCGAGGCCCTCGACCTCCGCGATGTCACCGCGAACTGGGTCAACGCGGCGGTACTGGGGTCCCAGATGGAGGCGCGGATCAAGGAGCTGGCGGACCTCGCCCACACCCCGCTCTTCTTCGGCCGTCTCGACTACCTCCCCGCCGCCCGCGCCGACGGCGAGGAGGACGGCCACCGCTTCTACATCGGCCGCCGCCATGTCCACGACGCCCACGGCGATCCGATGGTCGTGGACTGGCGCGCCCCCGTCTCCCAGCCCTTCTACCGCGCCTCCCGCAAGGACCCCCTCGGGGTGGAGCTGCGCCGCCGCTTCGGTTACACCGGCGGCGAGCTGACCGCCTACGAGGACGAGAATCTGAGCGACCCCGCCGAGCACGCGGAGGAACGCGAGTACACCAGCCGACTGCTCCAGGCGGAGATCGAACGGCCCCGCGTGGGCCCTATGCGGGACATCGTCGCGACCATCCAGCCCGAACAGGACGAGATCGTCCGCGCCGGGCTCGCGGGCACGGTCTGCGTCCAGGGCGGCCCCGGCACCGGGAAGACGGCCGTGGGCCTGCACCGGGTGGCGTATCTGCTGTACGCGCACCGGGAGCGGCTGGCCCGCACCGGGACCCTGGTGATCGGTCCGAACCGGTCCTTCCTCCACTACATCGAGCAGGTGCTGCCCGCGCTGGGCGAGCTGGAGGTGAAACAGGCCACCGTCGACGACCTGGTGGCCCATGTCGAGGTGCGCGGCACGGACGACGCGACCACCGCCGTCGTCAAGGGCGACGCCCGGATGGCGCTGGTGCTGCGGCGCGCGATCCGTTCCCATGTCACCGCGCCCGCCGAACCCGTCGTCGTGGTGCGCGGCTCCCGCCGCTGGCGGGTGCCCGTGCACGAGCTGACGGAGATCGTCGACGAGCTGCTCGCCCGCGACATGCGGTACGGGGCGGCCCGTGAGGCCCTGCCGCGGCGGATCGCGCACGCCGTCCTGACCCGGATGGAGGAGGCGGGCGAGGCCCCTGACGACCGGGTGCAGGACGCGGTGGCCCGCAACCCCGCCGTCAAGGCGGCCGTGAAGGCGGTCTGGCCGCCGGTCGACCCCGCGAAGCTGGTGCTGCGGCTCCTCTCCGACCCCGCGTTCCTCGCCGAGCACGCCGACGGGGTCCTCGACGAGGACGAACAGCGGGCGGCCCTGTGGGCGAAGCCCGCGCGGAGCGTGCGCTCGGCGAAGTGGTCGGCCGCGGACGCGGTCCTCATCGACGAGGCCAGGGATCTCGTGGAACGGACGCACTCGCTCGGCCATGTGGTCCTGGACGAGGCGCAGGATCTGTCGCCGATGCAGTACCGGGCCGTGGGACGGCGCTGTACGACGGGTTCGGCCACGGTCCTCGGCGATCTCGCGCAGGGCACGACGCCCTGGGCCACGGGGAGCTGGACCGAGGCCCTGGCGCATCTGGGCAAGCCGGACGCGGCGGTGGAGGAGCTGACGGCCGGTTTCCGGGTGCCGCGCGAGGTGATCGCGTACGCGTCCCGGCTGCTGCCGTACATGTCTCCCGGGCTGACGGAGGTCACCTCGGTCCGTGAGTCCCCGGGCTCCCTGGAGATCCGCGCGGTGGCGGAAGCCGTGCCGCAGGAGACCGTGCCGCAGGAAGCCGTGCCGCAGGAGGCGGCGGCGGGCGAGGAGGCGGCGGCTCCGGAGGACGTACCGGCGGAGACGGGGGCTCCGGAAGCCGTACCGGCGGAGGTGGAGGCGCCCGCCCCGGAGCATTCGGACGGTGTGGGCGCCCTGGTCGCCGCCGCCGTCGCCGCCTGCGAGGAATCCCTCCGCCACGAGGGCTCGATCGGCCTCATCGTCCCGGACGCCCTCCTCCCGGAGGTGTCCGAGGCCCTGGCGGCGGCGGGCCACACCCCTCTCGCCCCGGGCGAGGAGACCACCGCCGTCTCCCGGCTCACCCTGGTGCCGGTGTCGCTCGCGAAGGGCCTGGAGTACGACTACGTGGTCCTCGCCGAACCGGCCGCCGTCGTCGCGGGCGAACCCGACGAACGCACCGGTCTGCGGCGGCTGTACGTCGCCCTCACCCGCGCGGTCTCCGGACTGACCGTGGTGCACGCGCGGCGGCTGCCGGAGCAGTTGGCCGAGTCCAGGCGGATGGACGACCTCCCGGCCGTGGCACCCGTCACCCCGTAA
- a CDS encoding helicase C-terminal domain-containing protein yields the protein MGTTPEGPAAPDTTADGTDGTGGGSSPRTLAEALRARGDEELAALLRARPDLLAPVPGDLTQLATRAGTRASVVRALERLDRFTLQTAEALAVAPDPAPYPLLLALLAGDDGDPAVAAALPGAVATLRDRALIWGGDDRLRLVRTARELLAPAPGRPSPTGLGPTVAEATAGMSPGRLQEILTAAGLPSTHDPVSAVAALTALFTDRERMGTLLDSAPSEALAVLDRLVWGPPYGEVTADPAPPVRWLRDRGLLLPASPRTLVLPREAALHLRGGRAHRLPEPVPPRLTPAATVGTGRPQVVDSAAAGQAFTALSTVEELLREWHEGGPPVLRAGGLAVRDLKRTAVALDVSEPTAAFWLEVAYAAGLLASDGEADERYAPTPVYDEWLDRPAGERWALLADAWLTATRVPGLVGGQDTKGRPLSALGPGLDRSAAPEVRGGVLELLAALPAGTAAEAESVLTRLRWERPVRTVSPGVPVDLRSRIAAWTLSEAEALGVTGRGALSAHGRALLGRPGGTGSAAGRGDASGPYGRGASGAGEASVNGDRRPVSVNGGRPSPGPPETVPLTTVERGAAQTAAAAALEPLLPQPLDHILLQADLTAVAPGPLERPLAETLAVLADVESKGGATVYRFTPGSVRRALDAGRSAAELHAFLAAHSRTPVPQPLSYLIDDVARRHGRLRIGAASAYLRCDDDALLDEILADKRSHGLGLRRLAPTVLAARAEPPALLEGLRSMGYAPAAESEEGDVLIARAHARRTPPRTPPVPVPDGPPPPDTTLLGAAVRAIRAGDLAATVARKPDDRTSDAAPLRAGELPRSSSAETLATVQAAVMTGSALWIGYLNAEGSASQRVIAPVRVEGGFVTAYDHTADEVRTYPLHRITGVAELADELS from the coding sequence ATGGGGACAACACCCGAAGGACCCGCCGCGCCCGACACGACCGCTGACGGCACGGACGGCACAGGCGGCGGCAGCAGCCCGCGCACCCTCGCCGAGGCCCTGCGCGCCCGCGGTGACGAGGAGTTGGCGGCGCTGCTGCGCGCCCGGCCCGATCTGCTGGCCCCGGTTCCCGGGGACCTCACCCAGCTCGCCACCCGCGCGGGCACGCGTGCCTCGGTCGTCCGGGCCCTGGAGCGGCTGGACCGGTTCACCCTCCAGACGGCGGAGGCGCTGGCCGTCGCCCCGGACCCGGCCCCGTATCCGCTGCTGCTCGCCCTGCTGGCGGGCGACGACGGCGACCCGGCGGTGGCCGCGGCGCTCCCGGGCGCGGTGGCGACGCTCCGGGACCGGGCGCTGATCTGGGGCGGCGACGACCGGCTGCGGCTGGTGCGCACCGCGCGGGAGCTGCTGGCGCCCGCGCCGGGCCGCCCGTCGCCGACGGGTCTGGGGCCGACGGTCGCGGAGGCCACGGCGGGCATGTCCCCGGGCAGGCTCCAGGAGATCCTGACCGCCGCCGGGCTGCCGAGCACGCACGATCCGGTGTCGGCGGTCGCCGCGTTGACGGCGCTGTTCACGGACCGGGAGCGGATGGGGACGCTGCTGGACTCCGCCCCGTCCGAGGCACTGGCGGTCCTGGACCGGCTGGTGTGGGGTCCGCCGTACGGGGAGGTCACCGCCGACCCCGCGCCCCCGGTGCGCTGGCTGCGGGACCGGGGGCTGCTGCTGCCCGCGTCGCCGCGCACGCTGGTGCTGCCGCGCGAGGCGGCGCTGCATCTGCGCGGGGGCCGGGCGCACCGGCTCCCGGAGCCGGTGCCGCCGCGGCTCACCCCGGCGGCGACGGTCGGCACCGGCCGTCCACAGGTTGTGGACAGCGCGGCGGCGGGGCAGGCGTTCACCGCGCTGTCGACGGTGGAGGAGCTGCTGCGGGAGTGGCACGAGGGCGGCCCCCCGGTGCTGCGCGCGGGCGGCCTCGCGGTGCGCGACCTCAAGCGCACCGCCGTCGCGCTGGACGTGAGCGAGCCGACGGCCGCGTTCTGGCTGGAGGTCGCGTACGCGGCGGGGCTGCTGGCGTCGGACGGCGAGGCGGACGAGCGGTACGCCCCGACGCCCGTGTACGACGAGTGGCTGGACCGGCCCGCCGGTGAACGCTGGGCGCTGCTCGCGGACGCCTGGCTGACGGCCACGCGGGTGCCGGGTCTGGTGGGCGGTCAGGACACCAAGGGGCGCCCGCTGTCGGCGCTGGGCCCCGGTCTGGACCGTTCGGCGGCGCCGGAGGTGCGGGGCGGGGTGCTGGAGCTGCTGGCGGCGCTGCCCGCCGGGACGGCGGCGGAGGCGGAGAGTGTCCTCACCCGGCTGCGCTGGGAACGCCCGGTGCGGACGGTGTCCCCGGGGGTGCCGGTGGACCTGCGCTCGCGGATCGCGGCGTGGACGCTCAGCGAGGCGGAGGCGCTGGGAGTGACGGGCCGGGGCGCGCTGTCGGCGCACGGCCGGGCCCTGCTCGGCCGCCCCGGCGGCACAGGGTCCGCCGCGGGCCGGGGGGATGCCTCCGGGCCCTACGGCCGGGGAGCGTCCGGTGCCGGGGAGGCGTCCGTGAACGGCGACCGCCGACCGGTCTCCGTGAACGGCGGCAGGCCGTCCCCCGGCCCCCCGGAGACCGTCCCGCTGACGACGGTGGAACGCGGGGCGGCCCAGACCGCCGCCGCTGCCGCGCTGGAGCCGCTGCTGCCGCAGCCGCTCGACCACATCCTGCTCCAGGCGGACCTGACGGCCGTGGCCCCGGGCCCGCTGGAGCGGCCGCTCGCGGAGACGCTGGCGGTGCTCGCGGACGTCGAGTCCAAGGGCGGGGCGACGGTGTACCGGTTCACGCCCGGCTCGGTCCGCCGGGCGCTGGACGCGGGCCGTTCGGCGGCCGAACTGCACGCGTTCCTCGCGGCGCACTCGCGGACGCCGGTGCCGCAGCCGCTCAGCTATCTCATCGACGACGTCGCCCGCCGCCACGGCCGGCTCCGGATCGGCGCGGCCTCGGCGTATCTGCGCTGCGACGACGACGCGCTCCTCGACGAGATCCTCGCCGACAAGCGCTCCCACGGCCTGGGGCTGCGCCGTCTCGCGCCCACGGTGCTCGCGGCGCGGGCCGAGCCCCCGGCGCTGCTGGAGGGGCTGCGGTCGATGGGGTACGCACCTGCGGCGGAGTCCGAGGAGGGCGATGTCCTGATCGCCCGCGCCCACGCCCGCCGCACTCCCCCGCGCACCCCGCCCGTCCCCGTCCCGGACGGCCCGCCGCCCCCGGACACGACGCTCCTCGGCGCCGCGGTCCGCGCCATCCGCGCGGGCGACCTGGCGGCGACGGTGGCCCGCAAACCGGACGACCGGACCTCCGACGCCGCCCCGCTGCGCGCGGGCGAACTCCCCCGCTCCTCGTCGGCGGAGACGCTGGCCACCGTGCAGGCGGCGGTGATGACGGGCTCGGCGCTGTGGATCGGCTACCTCAACGCGGAGGGCTCGGCCAGCCAGCGGGTGATCGCCCCGGTGCGGGTGGAGGGCGGTTTCGTCACCGCGTACGACCACACGGCGGACGAGGTCCGGACCTATCCACTGCACCGGATCACGGGCGTGGCGGAACTGGCGGACGAGCTGTCCTGA
- a CDS encoding hydrophobin family protein — translation MQKTAHRLAAPTAAAALALGAALVSATPAAGAAAPEPLRCERVGAVAEDPAIATVARLLGIAVEDVSGPVGVSCTDARDGDAAVNFCATRNYGVLAVGHRPEGHRCR, via the coding sequence ATGCAGAAGACCGCCCACCGGCTCGCCGCCCCCACAGCCGCCGCCGCACTCGCCCTGGGGGCGGCCCTCGTCTCCGCGACGCCCGCGGCCGGGGCCGCCGCTCCCGAACCGCTCCGGTGCGAACGGGTCGGCGCGGTCGCCGAGGACCCCGCCATCGCGACCGTGGCGCGGCTGCTCGGGATCGCCGTCGAGGACGTCAGCGGACCCGTCGGTGTGAGCTGTACCGACGCGCGCGACGGCGACGCCGCCGTCAACTTCTGCGCCACCCGCAACTACGGCGTCCTCGCCGTCGGCCACCGCCCCGAGGGCCACCGCTGCCGCTGA
- a CDS encoding RNA polymerase sigma factor, which translates to MRGRRGDTRLKVVDGAAAEDGAVDIGRLRAVLLMSGLPWGELDDGVQQVRLKLLEEKARRGADGIRDERAWTSVVASRVAIDWHRQRTRETGLRERLAARWAVRPPVEHPQEHRALALSVADGLARLTDNQRQALVLRYYGDLSVRDIARLLDIPEGTVKSRLSKASAALRNVLGAQAAAETEAEQGREGERKTS; encoded by the coding sequence ATGCGCGGACGACGCGGCGACACCCGGCTGAAAGTGGTCGACGGGGCCGCAGCCGAGGACGGGGCGGTGGACATCGGCCGGCTGCGGGCGGTCCTGCTCATGAGCGGGTTGCCCTGGGGGGAACTGGACGACGGAGTGCAGCAGGTCAGGCTCAAACTCCTGGAGGAGAAGGCCAGAAGAGGAGCGGACGGCATCCGCGACGAACGGGCGTGGACGTCCGTCGTCGCCTCGCGCGTCGCCATCGACTGGCACCGGCAGCGGACGCGTGAGACCGGTCTGCGTGAACGTCTCGCCGCGCGCTGGGCCGTCCGCCCGCCGGTGGAGCATCCGCAGGAGCACCGCGCCCTCGCGCTGTCCGTCGCCGACGGGCTGGCCCGGCTGACGGACAACCAGCGGCAGGCGCTCGTCCTCCGTTACTACGGGGATCTGTCCGTACGGGACATCGCACGGCTGCTCGACATCCCCGAAGGCACGGTCAAGAGCAGACTGTCGAAAGCGTCGGCGGCGCTGCGGAACGTCCTCGGGGCACAAGCCGCTGCGGAAACGGAAGCGGAACAGGGACGAGAAGGGGAGAGGAAGACGTCATGA
- a CDS encoding DUF397 domain-containing protein, giving the protein MRPDLVWVKSSYSGNGGGNCVEWAPAFAHARGVVPVRDSKQETGPVLMVSADAFAGLVTLARGVQL; this is encoded by the coding sequence ATGCGTCCTGACCTCGTATGGGTCAAGTCTTCGTACAGCGGCAATGGCGGCGGTAACTGCGTTGAGTGGGCTCCGGCTTTCGCTCACGCGCGGGGTGTGGTCCCGGTGCGGGACAGCAAGCAGGAGACTGGCCCGGTTCTGATGGTCTCTGCCGATGCGTTCGCGGGTCTGGTGACCCTTGCCCGGGGCGTTCAGCTCTAG
- a CDS encoding DUF397 domain-containing protein: MRPDLVWVKSSYSTNGGGNCVEWAPAFAHARGVVPVRDSKQQNGPVLMVSADAFAGLVRLARDTRP, from the coding sequence ATGCGTCCTGACCTCGTGTGGGTCAAGTCTTCGTACAGTACGAACGGTGGCGGCAACTGCGTTGAGTGGGCTCCGGCTTTCGCTCACGCGCGGGGTGTCGTCCCGGTGCGGGACAGCAAGCAGCAGAACGGCCCCGTCCTGATGGTCTCCGCCGACGCGTTCGCGGGACTCGTGCGGCTGGCCCGCGACACCCGCCCGTAG
- a CDS encoding DUF397 domain-containing protein, giving the protein MSTTPDLVWVKSSYSGNGGGSCVEWAPAFAHAQGVVPVRDSKQESGPVLMVSADAFAGLVTLARGVQL; this is encoded by the coding sequence ATGAGCACCACCCCTGACCTCGTGTGGGTCAAATCCTCGTACAGCGGTAACGGTGGCGGCAGTTGCGTTGAGTGGGCTCCGGCTTTCGCTCATGCGCAGGGTGTCGTTCCGGTGCGGGACAGCAAGCAGGAGAGCGGCCCGGTTCTGATGGTCTCTGCCGATGCGTTCGCGGGTCTGGTGACCCTTGCCCGGGGCGTTCAGCTCTAG
- a CDS encoding DNA repair helicase XPB, translated as MNGPLIVQSDKTLLLEVDHEQADACRRAIAAFAELERAPEHIHTYRVTPLGLWNARAAGHDAEQVVDALVEYSRYPVPHALLVDVAETMARYGRLTLSKHPVHGLVLTTTDRPVLEEILRSKKIQPLVGTRIDADTVLVHPSERGQIKQALLKLGWPAEDHAGYVDGEAHPIELAENGWALRPYQRQAVEGFWHGGSGVVVLPCGAGKTLVGAGAMAEAKATTLILVTNTVSARQWKHELVRRTSLTEDEIGEYSGTRKEIRPVTIATYQVLTTKRKGIYPHLELFDSRDWGLIVYDEVHLLPAPVFKFTADLQARRRLGLTATLVREDGRESDVFSLIGPKRFDAPWKEIEAQGYIAPADCVEVRVNLTESERLAYATAETEEKYRFCATTASKRKVTEALVARHRGEQTLVIGQYIDQLDELGAHLDAPVIKGETSNAQREKLFDAFRAGEISVLVVSKVANFSIDLPEATVAIQVSGTFGSRQEEAQRLGRVLRPKADGHEARFYSVVARDTIDQDFAAHRQRFLAEQGYAYRIMDADELLS; from the coding sequence GTGAACGGACCCCTCATCGTCCAGAGCGACAAGACCCTCCTTCTGGAGGTCGACCACGAGCAGGCGGACGCGTGTCGGCGGGCGATCGCGGCGTTCGCCGAGTTGGAGCGGGCGCCGGAGCACATTCATACGTATCGGGTGACACCGCTCGGGCTGTGGAACGCGCGGGCCGCCGGGCACGACGCCGAGCAGGTCGTGGACGCGCTGGTCGAGTACAGCCGGTATCCGGTGCCGCACGCGCTGCTCGTGGACGTGGCCGAGACGATGGCCCGGTACGGGCGGCTCACCCTGTCGAAGCACCCCGTGCACGGGCTGGTGCTGACCACGACCGACCGGCCCGTCCTGGAGGAGATCCTGCGGTCCAAGAAGATCCAGCCCCTGGTGGGGACGCGGATCGACGCGGACACCGTACTGGTGCACCCCTCCGAGCGGGGGCAGATCAAGCAGGCGCTGCTCAAGCTGGGCTGGCCCGCCGAGGACCACGCCGGATATGTCGACGGCGAGGCCCACCCGATCGAGCTGGCGGAGAACGGCTGGGCGCTGCGCCCCTATCAGCGGCAGGCCGTCGAGGGCTTCTGGCACGGCGGCTCCGGCGTCGTCGTCCTCCCCTGTGGGGCGGGAAAGACGCTGGTCGGCGCGGGGGCGATGGCCGAGGCCAAGGCGACGACGCTGATCCTTGTCACCAACACCGTCTCCGCCCGCCAGTGGAAGCACGAGCTGGTGCGCCGGACCTCGCTCACCGAGGACGAGATCGGCGAGTACAGCGGGACGCGGAAGGAGATCCGCCCGGTCACCATCGCCACCTATCAGGTGCTGACGACCAAGCGGAAGGGGATCTACCCCCATCTGGAGCTGTTCGACTCCCGCGACTGGGGTCTGATCGTCTACGACGAGGTGCATCTGCTGCCCGCGCCGGTGTTCAAGTTCACCGCCGATCTCCAGGCGCGCCGCCGGCTCGGTCTCACCGCGACGCTGGTCCGGGAGGACGGGCGGGAGTCCGATGTCTTCTCGCTGATCGGGCCGAAGCGGTTCGACGCCCCGTGGAAGGAGATCGAGGCCCAGGGGTATATCGCCCCGGCGGACTGTGTGGAGGTACGTGTCAATCTGACCGAGTCCGAGCGGCTCGCGTACGCCACCGCCGAGACGGAGGAGAAGTACCGCTTCTGTGCCACGACGGCGAGCAAGCGGAAGGTGACCGAGGCGCTGGTGGCCCGGCATCGCGGGGAGCAGACGCTCGTCATCGGGCAGTACATCGACCAGCTCGACGAGCTGGGAGCGCATCTGGACGCGCCCGTGATCAAGGGGGAGACCTCGAACGCGCAGCGGGAGAAGCTGTTCGACGCGTTCCGGGCGGGGGAGATCTCGGTGCTCGTGGTCTCGAAGGTCGCGAACTTCTCGATCGACCTTCCGGAGGCGACCGTCGCCATCCAGGTCTCCGGCACCTTCGGCTCCCGGCAGGAGGAGGCACAGCGGCTGGGCCGGGTGCTGCGGCCCAAGGCGGACGGGCACGAGGCGCGGTTCTACTCGGTCGTCGCGCGGGACACGATCGACCAGGACTTCGCGGCACACCGCCAGCGGTTCCTGGCGGAGCAGGGATACGCGTACCGGATCATGGACGCGGACGAGCTGCTGAGCTGA
- a CDS encoding helix-turn-helix domain-containing protein yields MPRANDLTPDRSARHLFGAKLRKYREAKNWKLEDLSKRVQVSKSHLSRIENATFMPPPDLPARLDALFGLDGTFQELFEIARNELHPDQFKRRNELEEKATVIKEYASQIVPGLLQTEEYARAQFLTHNYKATPEEIDKLLNGRIARQSLLWANPNPDYSIVLDESVLRRSFGGPGILRRQLAHLIDCALTRPSHTIQVMPFSHGAHGLMGGLLALWTLKGGQHVAYEESITTGTLLEDKTVVSDRVRRYDRLSAAALPPKMSVDFLRSVMEALPDEHHP; encoded by the coding sequence ATGCCGCGTGCTAATGACCTGACACCTGATCGAAGTGCCCGACATTTGTTCGGGGCGAAGCTGAGGAAGTACCGGGAGGCCAAGAACTGGAAGCTGGAGGATCTCTCGAAGAGAGTGCAGGTCAGCAAGAGTCACCTGTCCCGCATCGAGAACGCGACGTTCATGCCGCCGCCGGACCTGCCGGCGAGGCTCGACGCGCTGTTCGGTTTGGACGGGACGTTCCAGGAGCTGTTCGAGATCGCGAGGAACGAGCTGCATCCGGATCAGTTCAAGCGCCGGAACGAGCTGGAGGAGAAGGCGACGGTCATCAAGGAGTACGCCTCGCAGATCGTGCCGGGTCTGCTCCAGACCGAGGAGTACGCCCGGGCACAGTTTCTGACGCACAACTACAAGGCGACGCCCGAGGAGATCGACAAGCTGCTGAACGGCCGGATCGCGCGTCAGTCGCTGCTGTGGGCGAATCCGAATCCGGACTACTCCATCGTTCTGGATGAGTCGGTGCTCCGCCGCTCGTTCGGTGGACCGGGGATACTGCGCCGACAGTTGGCGCACTTGATCGACTGCGCCCTCACTCGGCCTTCGCACACTATTCAGGTCATGCCGTTCAGCCACGGAGCACATGGACTGATGGGCGGCTTGCTCGCGCTCTGGACGCTCAAGGGCGGGCAGCACGTCGCGTACGAAGAGTCCATTACCACTGGCACGCTGCTGGAGGACAAGACAGTCGTCAGCGATCGTGTCCGGCGCTACGATCGGCTCAGTGCGGCTGCACTGCCCCCAAAGATGTCGGTGGACTTTCTCCGGTCCGTGATGGAGGCACTACCTGATGAGCACCACCCCTGA
- a CDS encoding HAD family hydrolase: MTSAFTVGFDLDMTLIDSRPGIRAAFLALSAETGAWIDADLAVTRLGPPLEQELAHWFPDDQIQAMGDRYRALYPEYAITPSPALPGAREAVAAVRAAGGRSIVVTAKYAPNARLHLDHLGIAADEVIGSLWAEGKAEALRAHTAGVYVGDHIGDIRGAHAAGAHAVSVPTGPCTTADLRKAGADTVLADLVEFPAWLREHRARRG, from the coding sequence ATGACCTCAGCGTTCACGGTCGGATTCGACCTCGACATGACCCTGATCGACTCCCGGCCCGGCATCCGCGCCGCGTTCCTGGCGCTCTCGGCGGAGACCGGGGCGTGGATCGACGCCGACCTCGCCGTCACCCGGCTGGGCCCGCCGCTGGAACAGGAGCTGGCGCACTGGTTCCCTGATGATCAGATTCAGGCCATGGGCGATCGTTACCGCGCGCTGTACCCCGAGTACGCGATCACTCCGAGCCCCGCGCTCCCCGGCGCACGGGAGGCGGTGGCCGCCGTGCGCGCGGCGGGCGGCCGGTCCATCGTCGTCACGGCCAAGTACGCGCCGAACGCCCGGCTCCATCTGGACCACCTGGGCATCGCCGCGGACGAGGTGATCGGCTCGCTCTGGGCGGAGGGCAAGGCCGAGGCGCTGCGGGCGCACACGGCGGGGGTGTACGTGGGCGACCACATCGGCGACATCCGCGGGGCGCACGCCGCGGGCGCGCACGCCGTCTCCGTGCCCACCGGCCCCTGTACCACCGCTGACCTGCGGAAAGCCGGTGCGGACACGGTACTCGCGGACCTTGTGGAGTTTCCCGCGTGGCTGCGG